A window of Candidatus Pantoea floridensis contains these coding sequences:
- a CDS encoding VOC family protein, giving the protein MKIAHVALWTNNLTAQQHFWQDFFGGTSNELYISKNRPGFRSHFIRLHEGATIELMALEALAQGANGTELTGWAHIAINVGTRQDVDTMVKRASEQKILVSPARITGDGFYEALIRDPDGNLIEIVSDDE; this is encoded by the coding sequence ATGAAAATTGCACACGTGGCGTTATGGACCAACAATTTGACTGCCCAGCAACATTTTTGGCAGGATTTTTTTGGCGGAACATCGAATGAACTTTATATCAGCAAAAATCGCCCTGGTTTTCGTTCTCACTTCATTCGTTTGCATGAAGGCGCCACCATCGAACTTATGGCTCTGGAAGCGTTAGCACAAGGAGCGAATGGCACAGAACTGACCGGATGGGCACATATCGCGATTAACGTTGGCACCAGGCAAGATGTGGACACGATGGTCAAACGGGCATCGGAGCAGAAGATTTTAGTCAGTCCGGCGCGGATCACCGGAGATGGTTTCTATGAAGCCCTTATTCGGGATCCTGACGGCAATCTGATTGAAATTGTCAGTGATGATGAGTAA
- a CDS encoding MFS transporter, giving the protein MIQHLSSITPSRATRLTFFIAGFVTATWAVIVPFARNNTGVNEAMLGTLLLCLGFGAMIAMPVTGLLTSRFGCRRVIVVAIALIILSTPLLAVIADPLLLGLVLLIFGVGVGVTDCAMNIQAILVEKQSAAPLMSGFHGMYSFGGIAGAGVMTVLLSLGMSVLAATLLVTFTVMVLAILSFPGLLTYANPKEGPAFAVPRGHVLLLGLICFAVFLTEGTVLDWSAVYLTQVRDIPETLGGLGYTCFAVAMTLARLTGDRIISLLGRLPVVLVGALTAAAGLALVTFIPSWSLSLLGYVFVGAGCANIVPVMFSAVGQQKVMPQAVAVPAMTTLGYLGVLSGPAIIGYIAHYSSLALSFSLIMVLMLVVAALSLTLNLGNKTPAGENA; this is encoded by the coding sequence ATGATTCAGCATCTCAGCAGCATTACTCCCAGCCGCGCTACGCGTCTGACTTTTTTTATTGCCGGGTTTGTCACCGCCACCTGGGCCGTCATTGTGCCTTTCGCGCGCAATAACACAGGAGTCAACGAAGCGATGCTTGGCACCTTGCTGCTCTGTCTTGGCTTTGGTGCAATGATCGCTATGCCGGTAACGGGTCTACTGACCAGCCGTTTTGGCTGTCGACGCGTCATCGTTGTCGCCATCGCATTGATTATCCTGAGCACGCCGCTACTGGCGGTTATTGCCGATCCTCTGCTACTTGGCCTGGTTCTCCTGATTTTTGGCGTGGGTGTTGGCGTGACGGATTGCGCAATGAACATTCAGGCCATTCTCGTTGAGAAGCAATCGGCTGCGCCACTGATGTCCGGATTTCATGGCATGTACAGCTTCGGCGGCATCGCGGGCGCAGGGGTTATGACTGTGCTGCTGTCATTGGGCATGAGCGTGTTGGCCGCAACGCTGCTGGTGACGTTCACGGTGATGGTGTTGGCCATACTCAGTTTTCCGGGGCTTCTAACCTATGCCAATCCTAAAGAGGGGCCGGCATTCGCCGTGCCGCGCGGGCACGTATTATTGCTGGGCCTCATCTGTTTTGCCGTATTCCTAACGGAAGGAACGGTGCTGGACTGGAGTGCCGTTTATCTGACGCAGGTGCGGGATATTCCTGAAACCTTAGGTGGGCTGGGTTATACCTGTTTTGCTGTGGCGATGACGCTAGCAAGACTTACCGGAGACCGCATTATTTCTCTGCTAGGACGGCTGCCGGTGGTTCTGGTGGGCGCGCTCACTGCGGCAGCCGGACTGGCGCTGGTGACCTTTATTCCCTCATGGTCTCTCTCGCTGCTGGGATACGTTTTTGTGGGTGCCGGTTGCGCCAATATCGTACCGGTTATGTTCTCCGCGGTGGGACAACAGAAAGTAATGCCACAGGCAGTGGCGGTACCCGCAATGACAACGTTAGGCTACCTCGGGGTTTTAAGTGGTCCGGCGATAATTGGTTACATTGCCCACTACAGCTCTCTCGCGCTTTCATTCTCACTCATCATGGTGCTGATGCTTGTCGTCGCTGCACTGTCACTCACGCTCAATTTAGGCAATAAAACCCCTGCAGGAGAGAACGCATGA